caccatagatcaatcacagaatgacacgtagatgatgttaaaatgttgtcaaaaaaaatgttgtctaactATTATTATCCTTTAAGAACTTACaagtagaaaagaaaagaaaggaaaacataACATGTGAAAGTCAAATAATGGTTACTGCATATTACTAGAAGTGATACGTAATAGTCTTACACTGGCTTGATTGTATGATTGCATGAAGCAGAGGAGATTTAATGGCTTCAATGAATCAGTAAGATCCACAATATCAAGGTTACCCTGTGTCCCTAAGGTCAGAAAATAGTTGAAAGTTTCAATGTTCCTGATAACATATGCAATATAAGCCACCGGTGCTTCCTTTGACATGCTGCTACTACCATCATTATATATTGCTTTGCATCTACCATCACATATTTCAATATCATTTTCATGTCTTGCTTCACCATTTCCAAGTTTAATGTTCGGAGAGAGGTTCTTGCAACTTGAATGTTGTCTGCAGAAACTGGAATTCATCTGATTTAAAAGAATGGCAAGTACTCGAACAAGATGTGGTAAACAAGCTGGATCATATATTACATCTGCACCCAAACTGAAATAGTAATATATTAAGGAATGACATTTGAATTCtgaacaaatttaaagaaacagTATGAGAAATTAAGTTCAGTAATTGAGTAGAAACTTCAGTTGAACTCTTACACAAGATCTGGCATAATTTCTTGAAGTTGACTTTCTGATGCAGATTCCCAGGGCAGATACAAGCATTTTACCTGAGTGAGGTGCATGGATCAGTTCATAATACAGAAACTTGGTAACATATACAACAATACAGTTTATATTCTCTTCTATCTCACACTTGCTAAAATCCATTACttgagaaaaaggttttcaaaagaATGCAGATCTagacaattttggttttagcttttattacaatttatcaACACAGAATAGACTGCAACAAAAAGgacaaaataaaacttcaaaaagaaattttatagaTTAATCTTCTATGGACAAACATATTAGAACCATACACTAAAAATGTATGAAACTCAAGATAAGCACATCAACACTCTGCAAGTAGAAAGTCCATACATACCAATACTGAAAATTGATATGTATATTTCAGTTTAGCAAATAGCTCAATATCATATGCATATctatagaatcttcctaattagagaaaatatgtaTATGATCTTGTAGATTatttgtttccttatttccctTTTCTTGAAGATTAGATTGCTATAAATAGAGGTAAGGAGAATGTAATTactatgaatgaaaataataaaatcattctctttttcaagTAACCTGAGAGAAGATGTTGTGAGGATAAAATTTTCTATACACGAAAAGAAAAGTACAATGCACAGTCTATGCAAATTCAGACTCACCTTGTTTGGATCTTTGTTTCCTTCTGTCATATTAGCCTCAACATTGAGGTGGTTCAACTCCAAATTAAACTTCATGTTAGCTAAAGTTGA
Above is a genomic segment from Vigna radiata var. radiata cultivar VC1973A chromosome 10, Vradiata_ver6, whole genome shotgun sequence containing:
- the LOC106775862 gene encoding protein-lysine N-methyltransferase EEF2KMT isoform X2, whose amino-acid sequence is MEEDLDPSLPSSRHLLSSILAMEPSHCVISHARACGGGSITEQVQQFIWDHCLSAPGDFHAPYLKNFLKKLISQVESDRGYVLDNLYELYAHYMTSFKDDSFAKRDARICKRISFLFPEVVFSLQCSLNMLEGDTGCSIWPSSLFLSELILSHPELFSDKSCFEIGSGVGLVGLCLAHVKASQVILSDGDLSTLANMKFNLELNHLNVEANMTEGNKDPNKVKCLYLPWESASESQLQEIMPDLVLGADVIYDPACLPHLVRVLAILLNQMNSSFCRQHSSCKNLSPNIKLGNGEARHENDIEICDGRCKAIYNDGSSSMSKEAPVAYIAYVIRNIETFNYFLTLGTQGNLDIVDLTDSLKPLNLLCFMQSYNQASVRLLRITSSNMQ